The nucleotide window AGCTAAAAGCTAGCTCCGTTTAATGTCTCAAAAGCATGGTATTtaagtatttttctttcaaatcttTCAAGTAtttgaaattattataataatttaaaaaataaaatagttttgaacTCGGATAAAAACCAATCccttattcattaaaatattacacCACGTGCAGATGCTTAAGTACATAATTAAATGGAGTTTAATTACAGATCAAATAAGTGAGCGCACGAGTACAAAGTACACTTAAAAGTTCAATTAGCAAAATGCAGGACAACTAACTGGTCCCATGCCACTGTGACGGTCGTTAGGCCGAATTCTTGAAAGACATTCTGTTTGTGCCACAACTGCATAGAGAAACAACTTCATAAAGCTTTTGGCTTTTGGCAAGTGGCCGGCAGCAACAGCACAATGATTTTTTAAACCAAGCTTGTTCAAATCTTGTAATTGAATTTTAAACCTTTTGTTTACTTTCTTTTAGACGGGATTATTGTTTAGACAAATCCCTTATGGTTTGCTCCATCCATGTCCCAACGCTTTAATTCAACCAGAAACATATACCCTAAATAATTGATTCCAAGGTTTGATATATATTCGATATAAAAACAACAATTAAACATGCACAAACTATCACATTTTATTAAAAACCACACATGATATGCAGACTTAGACGTAGCTAAGTTTGTTAAAACAGTAAGGCTTCTCTCTCTGAATTTAAGTTCAACCGAAAACAAGAAAATCACGCTTACCACACATGATACATTTTATTATCACacattatcacatgattatttgtGAAACTCTCGTTTAATTAATTTCCTTCAATCTGAATAACCTTCTTTGGAGGTTTTTGAACTTCATGCTTGGGAATAGTGACCTTTAGAACCCCATTCTCCATAGATGCCTTAACTTCATCTGTCTTGGCATTTTCCGGCAGCCGGAACCTCCTTAGGAACTTGCCCCGGAAACGTTCGACACGGTGAAACCTATCTTTACGATCCTTACTCTtctcatctttttcttcttcattcctCTCGCCACTTATCTGGAGCACTCTTCCATCAGTAACCTCCACCTTGACCTCCTCCTTCTTCAGCCCCGGAAGGTCGAAAACAAACACATGGGCGTCTAGGGTTTCCTTCCAGTCGGTTGGGGTGTTGAGGACAGGACACTTGTTGATCAAGGAGAGAAATGGGTCGAATATTTCATCGCCAAACACTTGGGAAATGAGTGACATTTTGTATGATTAGCAAAGGCTAAGATCGATGATTAGGAAGAG belongs to Malus sylvestris chromosome 17, drMalSylv7.2, whole genome shotgun sequence and includes:
- the LOC126609883 gene encoding class I heat shock protein-like; this encodes MSLISQVFGDEIFDPFLSLINKCPVLNTPTDWKETLDAHVFVFDLPGLKKEEVKVEVTDGRVLQISGERNEEEKDEKSKDRKDRFHRVERFRGKFLRRFRLPENAKTDEVKASMENGVLKVTIPKHEVQKPPKKVIQIEGN